In one window of Nocardia brasiliensis DNA:
- a CDS encoding penicillin-binding transpeptidase domain-containing protein has protein sequence MTEATRSDRARAGVCSLATKIPAVFAVGTLTLTGCGFVERTNEQQITSVATDFADALNNDDSAAAAAVTTDPTQASAVIAALYEGLGKEARFEVREVDDDERTFTLAATWKLGKDGKHEWTYTTSGTAKKTDDGWRVGWDPRTVAPGLDSGPLTYRLVYPTPARVLDNAGGELMSQQVVTLVKLAPGVDTTAVAALLSPIAPTITAQSLRLELEAAQGKAITVITLRPSDIDPIKVALSAIPRLTLVPQTRLLTTDKDLASPTLSGLSQLWQSQADTAAGWAVRAHTPAGTQRIAWQDPATTTDIRTTLDIRVQRAAEAALDPIAKPAAIVALQPSTGNILAMAQNAAADTQGPIALTGLYPPGSTFKTVTVSAALQAGAVTPDSIVACPASANIEGRRIPNDNNFDLGNVPLRTAFAQSCNTTMGQLAVELPATALTDAAAQLGLGIDYLTPGLTTVTGTVPPADTSALRVEGGIGQGTVTASPFGMAMVAASLARGSAPNPTLVAGAPGKPGRTPPPPPTTVADQVKSMMRETITNGTATQLRDIPGLLGKTGTAEFIDDTRAHGWFVGIDADLAFAVFVYDANSSGPAVNAAGRMLRAL, from the coding sequence ATGACCGAGGCGACACGTTCGGACAGAGCACGCGCGGGCGTCTGCTCTCTCGCCACGAAAATCCCCGCCGTGTTCGCTGTCGGAACCCTCACACTGACCGGCTGTGGGTTCGTCGAGCGGACGAACGAGCAGCAGATTACCTCTGTCGCAACCGATTTTGCCGATGCTCTCAACAACGACGACTCGGCCGCAGCCGCAGCGGTCACCACCGATCCGACCCAGGCCTCCGCGGTCATTGCCGCTCTCTACGAGGGGCTCGGCAAGGAGGCGCGGTTCGAGGTGCGTGAGGTCGACGACGACGAACGCACCTTCACCCTCGCCGCGACCTGGAAGCTGGGTAAGGACGGCAAGCACGAGTGGACCTACACCACCAGCGGGACCGCCAAGAAGACCGATGACGGATGGCGGGTCGGATGGGATCCGAGAACGGTAGCACCCGGACTGGATTCCGGGCCGCTCACCTACCGCCTGGTCTATCCGACTCCGGCGCGGGTGCTCGACAATGCCGGCGGAGAACTCATGTCCCAACAGGTCGTGACATTGGTAAAGCTGGCTCCGGGTGTGGACACCACGGCGGTGGCGGCACTGCTGTCCCCGATCGCGCCGACCATTACCGCGCAGTCGCTGCGTCTTGAACTCGAGGCCGCCCAAGGTAAGGCGATTACCGTGATCACCTTGCGTCCCAGCGATATCGACCCGATCAAGGTCGCGCTGTCGGCCATACCGCGTCTCACTTTGGTTCCCCAGACCCGGCTGCTCACCACCGACAAAGACCTCGCTTCCCCCACCCTGTCCGGGTTGTCGCAGCTGTGGCAGTCCCAGGCCGATACCGCAGCCGGATGGGCGGTGCGCGCCCATACCCCCGCCGGAACACAGCGTATTGCCTGGCAGGATCCGGCCACGACCACCGATATCCGCACCACCCTGGACATACGAGTCCAGCGGGCCGCCGAGGCCGCACTCGACCCGATCGCCAAACCGGCCGCCATCGTCGCCCTGCAGCCATCGACGGGCAACATCTTGGCGATGGCCCAGAACGCGGCCGCCGATACCCAGGGCCCGATCGCGTTAACCGGGCTCTACCCGCCGGGATCGACCTTCAAAACGGTCACGGTGTCAGCGGCCTTGCAGGCTGGAGCAGTGACCCCGGACAGCATCGTGGCCTGCCCCGCCTCGGCGAACATCGAAGGCCGTCGCATCCCTAACGACAACAACTTCGACCTCGGCAACGTGCCTTTGCGCACCGCATTCGCGCAATCCTGCAACACCACCATGGGCCAACTCGCGGTGGAACTACCCGCGACAGCGCTCACCGACGCGGCCGCGCAACTCGGATTGGGAATCGACTACCTCACCCCGGGCCTGACCACCGTCACCGGCACAGTTCCCCCTGCGGACACTTCCGCCCTGCGCGTGGAAGGAGGCATCGGTCAAGGCACGGTGACGGCCTCACCGTTCGGTATGGCCATGGTCGCCGCCTCCCTGGCCCGCGGCTCAGCGCCGAATCCGACCTTGGTCGCCGGAGCCCCCGGAAAACCCGGCCGTACCCCGCCTCCACCGCCGACCACTGTCGCCGACCAAGTGAAATCCATGATGCGCGAGACGATCACCAACGGCACCGCCACCCAATTACGCGACATTCCCGGCCTCCTCGGTAAGACCGGTACTGCCGAATTCATCGACGACACCCGCGCGCACGGATGGTTCGTTGGGATCGACGCCGATCTCGCCTTCGCGGTCTTCGTCTACGACGCAAACAGCTCCGGCCCCGCGGTCAACGCGGCTGGCCGGATGCTGCGCGCGTTGTAG
- a CDS encoding MerR family transcriptional regulator yields MAGIHIGELAHRTGVAAHLLRYYEQQNLLHPQRQSNGYRIYPEHAVERVRQIRGLLEAGLSTQLIGQILPCVRGPEPHIYACGVVDQQLEAALEEELDRIDDQIVYLTSNRRAIRAFLEQMKTPPTTVD; encoded by the coding sequence ATGGCGGGGATCCATATCGGGGAACTGGCCCACCGGACAGGCGTAGCGGCCCACCTGCTCCGGTATTACGAGCAGCAGAATCTGTTACACCCGCAGCGGCAGTCCAATGGGTACCGTATTTATCCCGAACACGCCGTAGAGCGGGTGCGCCAGATACGCGGGTTGTTGGAGGCAGGTCTGTCAACGCAGCTCATCGGTCAGATTCTTCCCTGTGTACGCGGCCCGGAGCCGCATATATACGCCTGCGGGGTGGTCGACCAACAGTTGGAGGCCGCACTCGAGGAAGAACTAGATCGAATCGACGATCAGATCGTCTATTTGACCAGCAATCGCCGAGCCATCCGAGCCTTTCTCGAGCAGATGAAGACCCCGCCCACCACAGTTGATTGA
- a CDS encoding DUF2599 domain-containing protein, producing the protein MRRYRIPAIGTVALLASFTSGGASATAESGPPLPNVVAAAPVSTLSSDEALDSFAGRPLIDHVVWTDSADGVSLMIYPTDAGRQNPFPPAAERAWQEVLHYASTADTPGMRDQFICHWDWARIAMPDKPSWNIEPWRPAVAYPATVAALCNPGVPEHEL; encoded by the coding sequence ATGCGACGCTACAGAATTCCGGCAATCGGTACGGTGGCTTTGCTGGCTTCCTTCACAAGCGGCGGCGCCAGCGCCACGGCCGAATCCGGACCTCCGCTCCCGAATGTCGTTGCTGCTGCGCCAGTTTCAACCCTGTCCAGCGACGAGGCTCTCGATTCGTTCGCGGGCCGCCCCCTCATCGACCACGTTGTCTGGACCGACAGCGCCGATGGCGTCAGCCTGATGATCTATCCGACCGATGCCGGACGCCAGAACCCCTTCCCACCCGCCGCCGAGCGCGCCTGGCAGGAAGTACTTCACTACGCCAGTACTGCTGATACTCCCGGCATGCGCGATCAGTTTATCTGCCACTGGGACTGGGCACGAATCGCCATGCCAGACAAGCCGAGCTGGAACATCGAGCCGTGGCGGCCCGCTGTCGCTTACCCCGCAACCGTAGCTGCCTTGTGCAATCCCGGAGTCCCTGAACACGAACTCTGA
- the bla gene encoding class A beta-lactamase, whose product MLALAAAVLLAPLAACATEQLPSPLPKSTVPMSLEAVDEFADLEKAFDARLGVYAIDTETGRTVEYRADERFPYTSTFKALAAAAVLEATTPADLDHRISYIRADLVRNSPVTEQNVDRGMTLRDLLDAAVRYSDNTAGNLLFDQLGGPKGLEQKLRGIGDQVTQMDRTEPELNTAVPGDTRDTSTPRALATDLRSYALGNVLPADDRALFVEMLRTNTTGGELIRAGAPSDWLVGDKTGGGEHGTRNDIAVVWPPNRAPIVLSVLSTRLQADATYDNALIARAAKAALTAFPSEVPR is encoded by the coding sequence ATGCTCGCCCTTGCAGCCGCGGTACTCCTCGCACCGCTCGCCGCCTGCGCCACCGAACAGCTACCGAGCCCGCTGCCGAAATCGACGGTCCCGATGAGTCTCGAAGCCGTCGACGAATTCGCCGATCTCGAGAAGGCCTTCGACGCCCGTCTGGGCGTCTATGCCATCGACACCGAGACCGGTCGTACGGTCGAGTATCGCGCCGACGAGAGATTCCCATATACCTCGACCTTCAAGGCTCTCGCCGCCGCCGCTGTACTGGAGGCGACGACACCGGCTGACCTCGATCACCGGATCAGCTACATCCGCGCTGACCTCGTACGTAATTCGCCGGTCACCGAACAGAACGTGGATCGGGGTATGACGCTGCGGGACCTGCTCGACGCGGCAGTGCGCTACAGCGACAACACGGCCGGCAACCTGCTGTTCGACCAGTTGGGAGGACCGAAGGGACTCGAGCAGAAATTGCGTGGTATCGGTGACCAGGTTACCCAGATGGACCGCACCGAGCCCGAACTCAACACTGCGGTCCCCGGTGATACCCGCGACACCAGCACCCCCCGTGCGCTGGCCACAGACCTGCGGTCCTACGCACTGGGCAACGTGTTGCCGGCCGACGATCGCGCGTTGTTCGTCGAGATGCTGCGCACGAATACCACCGGTGGCGAACTGATCCGAGCCGGTGCCCCCTCGGACTGGCTCGTCGGTGACAAAACCGGCGGCGGCGAACACGGCACTCGCAACGATATCGCTGTCGTGTGGCCGCCCAACCGCGCCCCGATCGTGCTCTCGGTGCTGTCCACCCGTCTGCAGGCCGATGCCACCTACGACAATGCGTTGATCGCACGCGCCGCGAAAGCAGCACTCACGGCGTTCCCGTCCGAGGTTCCGCGATGA
- a CDS encoding LysR family transcriptional regulator — translation MDVLAACRAFVAVSRHGNFTVGAAAIGIPQSVASRRIAALERHYGSRLLERTSRSATLTAVGKVMLPSARRLVELAETMEQEAERAKLRPFRVAVPTTSAPLPLAQLVADAHHHQLNLDLHLAGPSERAELGRTGEVRAAFVAVASDQGKWQVPLGLADTGGPHFGPIYLQTLRAARADQHSRRRRVWIQPEDDVPHIREHLTRMRDALGLQPTQVAVGTSLVAAVAEVLGTNDLLLCAQSQAVDLGLHWRPIGELELSRGYALAAAQLEDAERIGSLSSAAIARCLGQLS, via the coding sequence GTGGATGTCTTGGCCGCCTGTAGGGCGTTCGTGGCGGTCAGCCGACACGGAAATTTCACGGTCGGGGCTGCGGCTATCGGGATCCCGCAGTCCGTCGCATCGCGGCGCATCGCGGCGCTCGAGCGCCATTACGGGTCTCGCTTGCTCGAGCGAACCTCACGCAGCGCCACGTTGACCGCAGTCGGCAAAGTGATGCTGCCCTCGGCGAGGCGCCTGGTCGAGCTGGCAGAGACAATGGAGCAGGAGGCTGAACGCGCCAAGTTGAGGCCTTTTCGCGTGGCGGTGCCAACCACGTCCGCGCCGCTGCCTCTAGCGCAGCTCGTCGCCGATGCCCACCATCACCAACTGAACCTCGACCTGCACCTGGCCGGCCCGAGCGAGCGGGCCGAGCTGGGCCGCACGGGGGAAGTGCGCGCCGCGTTCGTCGCAGTAGCCTCCGACCAGGGCAAGTGGCAGGTTCCCCTGGGGCTGGCCGACACCGGTGGCCCGCACTTCGGGCCCATCTACCTGCAGACCCTGCGGGCCGCGCGTGCCGACCAGCACTCTCGCCGACGCCGAGTCTGGATTCAGCCGGAGGACGACGTCCCGCATATCCGCGAGCACCTCACCCGGATGCGTGACGCCCTCGGCCTTCAGCCCACCCAGGTGGCCGTAGGGACCTCACTGGTCGCCGCCGTCGCCGAGGTCCTCGGAACGAATGATTTGCTGCTGTGTGCGCAGAGCCAGGCCGTCGACTTAGGTCTGCACTGGCGGCCGATCGGTGAACTGGAGCTGTCGCGTGGCTACGCTTTAGCAGCCGCGCAACTCGAAGACGCGGAACGCATCGGGTCCCTGTCCTCGGCGGCAATCGCACGCTGTCTCGGTCAACTGAGCTAA
- a CDS encoding NAD(P)-dependent alcohol dehydrogenase codes for MSSTTALAASTAGSALEVTTIHRRTPGEHDVVIAIAYCGICHTDLHEVTGEWGPGIFPMVPGHEITGIVTAVGSSVTRFAPGDRVGVGPYVDSCGVCEYCRADAEHLCATVVHTYNARGYDGEPVHGGYSQAIVVNDRFVLAIPDNLALDAAAPLLCAGITVYTPLTRYQVAGKKIAVLGVGGLGHIAIKIAHAMGAEVTALGRGNAKKSDALRFGADHYFAADDSATFTDLAGHFDLILNTLSAPLDLNSFLALLRLNGTLVYLGIPGQPAHFHAASIVPAQRSITGSNSGGIRATQAMLDFCAAHAITADVEHVDAHHIADAYARLARGDVRYRFVLDTTTLDN; via the coding sequence ATGTCAAGCACCACCGCTCTGGCGGCCTCGACGGCTGGGTCCGCGCTGGAGGTCACCACGATTCATCGGCGCACACCGGGCGAGCACGACGTGGTCATCGCAATAGCGTACTGCGGGATCTGCCACACCGATCTCCACGAGGTCACCGGTGAATGGGGACCCGGGATCTTCCCCATGGTTCCGGGGCACGAAATCACCGGCATCGTCACCGCGGTCGGATCGAGCGTCACCCGCTTCGCTCCCGGCGACCGGGTCGGGGTGGGGCCATACGTCGACTCGTGTGGTGTCTGCGAATACTGCCGCGCCGATGCCGAACACCTGTGCGCGACGGTGGTACACACCTACAACGCGCGCGGCTACGACGGCGAACCCGTTCACGGCGGGTACAGCCAAGCCATCGTGGTCAACGACCGGTTCGTTCTCGCCATCCCCGACAACCTCGCTCTGGATGCGGCCGCGCCCTTGCTCTGCGCCGGAATCACCGTCTACACCCCACTCACCCGCTACCAGGTTGCCGGGAAAAAGATCGCCGTTCTCGGCGTGGGGGGGCTTGGCCACATCGCAATTAAGATCGCGCACGCCATGGGTGCCGAGGTCACCGCGCTCGGGCGTGGAAACGCCAAGAAATCCGACGCCTTGCGGTTCGGTGCGGACCACTACTTCGCCGCCGACGACTCCGCCACCTTCACCGACCTTGCAGGACATTTCGACCTCATCCTCAACACCCTGTCCGCGCCTTTGGACCTCAACAGCTTCCTGGCTCTGCTGCGCCTGAACGGCACCCTGGTCTACCTCGGCATCCCGGGTCAGCCAGCGCACTTCCACGCCGCATCGATCGTCCCTGCCCAACGCAGCATCACCGGCTCGAACTCCGGCGGCATCCGGGCCACCCAAGCGATGCTGGATTTTTGTGCAGCCCACGCCATTACCGCCGACGTCGAACACGTCGATGCCCACCACATAGCCGATGCCTACGCCCGCCTCGCCCGCGGCGATGTCCGCTACCGCTTCGTCCTCGACACCACCACCCTCGACAACTGA